The nucleotide window GGTTTCGGCCGCGCTTTGTACTTTCAGCGCGTTGTAGATGCTCGGTACGCTGTCGCGTGGAAATTCCACGTCGATAACGGCGCCGATGATTTGAACGATACGTCCGCTACTCATAGCTGGATCCTCTGAATATTTGAACCGTTAAACCGCGGCAGCGCCGCCGACGATTTCCGAGATCTCTTGGGTGATCGCAGCCTGACGCGCCTTGTTGTAGACCAGCTGCAAATCGCTGATCAAATCACCGGCGTTGTCGGTAGCGTTCTTCATCGCGATCATCCGCGCAGCTTGTTCAGCCGCGTTGTTCTCGACCACCGCCTGGTAGACCTGCGACTCCACGTAACGGACCATCAAGCCGTCAAGCAGCTCTTTGGCGTCCGGTTCGTACAGATAATCCCAGTGGTGCTTGAGTTCCTGATCCGGGGTTGCCACCAGTGGAATCAACTGCTCCACGGTAGGCTGTTGTGTCATGGTGTTGATGAACTTGTTGGACACCACGGACAGGCGGTCAATACGGCCGTCCAGGTAGGCATCCAGCATCACCTTGACGCTGCCGATCAGGTCATTGATCGACGGCTCTTCACCCAGGTGGCTGATAGCTGCAACGACGTTACCGCCGAAGTTGCGGAAGAAAGCCGCACCCTTGCTACCAACGACACACAGATCGATCTCGACGCCGTTTTCGCGGTTTACCGCCATGTCCTTGACCAGAGCCTTGAACAGGTTGGTGTTCAAGCCACCACACAGACCACGGTCACTGCTCACCACGACGTAACCGACGCGCTTTACTTCACGGTCGATCATGAACGGGTGGCGATATTCCGGGTTGGCGTTGGCCAGATGGCCAATAACCTGGCGGATGCGCTCCGCGTAAGGACGGCTAGCAGCCATGCGCATTTGTGCCTTGCGCATTTTGCTGACCGCCACTTTTTCCATGGCGCTGGTAATCTTTTGCGTGCTTTTGATGCTCGCAATCTTACTGCGAATCTCTTTTGCGCCTGCCATGTAACACCTATCAGGTTAGCAAGCGGGAGCCTTGCGGCTCCCGCTGCGGCTTACCAGGTTTGGGTGGCCTTGAACTTCTCGATACCGGCTTTCATGCCAGCGTCGATTTCGTCATTGAAGTCACCCTTCACGTTGATCTTCGCCATCAAATCGGCGTGATCGCGGTTGAAGAAAGCAATCAGCGCTTGTTCAAAGCTGCCGATCTTGGCGATTTCGACGTCAGTCAGGAACCCACGCTCAGCGGCATACAGCGACAGCGCCATGTCAGCGATCGACATTGGTGCGTATTGCTTCTGCTTCATCAGCTCGGTAACGCGCTGACCATGCTCAAGTTGCTTACGGGTCGCTTCGTCCAGGTCAGAAGCGAACTGGGCGAATGCCGCCAGTTCACGGTACTGAGCCAGAGCGGTACGGATACCACCGGACAGCTTCTTGATGATCTTGGTCTGAGCGGCACCACCCACACGGGATACCGAAACACCGGCGTTCACTGCAGGACGGATCCCGGAGTTGAACATGGCCGATTCCAGGAAGATCTGACCGTCGGTGATGGAAATCACGTTGGTCGGAACGAACGCGGAAACGTCGCCAGCCTGGGTTTCGATGATCGGCAGTGCGGTCAGGGAACCGGTTTTGCCGGTCACTGCGCCGTTGGTGAACTTCTCTACGTACTCTTCCGAAACGCGGGATGCGCGCTCCAGCAGACGGGAGTGGAGATAGAACACGTCGCCTGGGTAAGCTTCACGGCCTGGTGGACGGCGCAGCAGCAGGGAAATCTGGCGGTAAGCCACTGCTTGCTTGGACAGATCGTCATAAACGATCAGCGCGTCTTCACCGCGGTCGCGGAAGTATTCGCCCATGGTGCAACCGGAGTACGGTGCCAGGAATTGCAGTGCTGCAGATTCCGAAGCGCTCGCAGCCACGACGATGGTGTTAGCCAATGCGCCGTTTTCTTCCAGCTTGCGAACCACGTTGGCGATGGTCGATTGCTTCTGACCGATCGCTACGTAGACGCAGAAAATGCCGCTGTCTTTCTGGTTGATGATCGCGTCGATCGCCAGAGCGGTTTTACCGATCTGACGGTCACCGATGATCAGCTCACGCTGGCCACGGCCGACAGGGATCATGGCATCGACAGCCTTGTAGCCAGTCTGTACAGGCTGGTCTACCGACTTACGCCAGATCACGCCTGGAGCAACTTTCTCGACCGCATCGGTCTCGGTGTTGTTCAGCGGACCTTTGCCGTCAACTGGGTTACCCAGTGCGTCGACAACGCGACCCAGCAGTTCCTTACCTACCGGAACTTCGAGGATGCGGCCGGTGCACTTGGCGCTCATGCCTTCAGCCAGAGTCTGGTAGGAGCCCAATACTACGGCACCTACAGAGTCTTGCTCGAGGTTGAGAGCCATACCGAAGACGCCGCCCGGAAACTCGATCATCTCGCCGTACATGACGTCGGCCAGACCGTGAATCCGCACGATGCCGTCAGATACGCTGACGACAGTGCCTTCGTTACGGGCTTGGGAGGTCACATCGAGCTTGTCGATGCGGCCCTTGATAATTTCACTTATTTCGGAAGGATTGAGTTGCTGCATTGCTCTGCTGCCCCTTCAAACTCAAGATTTCAATGCTTCGGCAAGGTTTGCGAGTTTTCCGCGAACCGAGCCATCGATAACCAGGTCGCCGGCGCGAATGACAATGCCCCCGATGAGGGATTTGTCTTCCGCAACTTGCAGGCGCACTTCCCGGTTGAGTCGTGCACTGAGAACCTTGGCGAGTTTGTCTTGCTGTTCTTGGTTCAATGCAAAAGCACTGGTGACTTCAACGTCTACCGACTTCTCTTGTTCGGCCTTGTACAGGTCAAACAGAGCGGCGATCTCCGGCAACAGCGGGAGACGGTCGTTTTCGGCAACGACGTTAATGAAGTTCTGTGCCTTGGCATCAAACTTGTCGCCGCACACGTCAATAAACGTGGCGGCCTTGTCTGCGCTCGTCAGTCGCGGGGCCTTGAGCACGCGCTGCATGGTGTCGTCTTGCGACACTGCTGCAGCCAGGCCGAGCATGGCTGACCAAGAGGCCAGTTGCTGGTGGGCCTGGGCGTGCTCGAAGGCTGCCTTAGCGTAAGGTCGGGCCAACGTGGTCAATTCTGCCATGATCGCCCTCGCTTAAATTTCAGCAGCCAGTTTGTTTACCAGCTCCGCGTGCGCGTTTTGATCGATTGTGGCACCCAGGATCTTCTCGGCGCCGCCGACAGCCAGTGCACCCAATTGGGCACGCAGCGCGTCTTTGACACTGTTCAGTTCCTGCTCGATCTCGGCCTGAGCCTGAACCTTCACACGTTCAGCGTCGAGACGGGCTTTTTCAACAGCCTCGTCAACGATCTGATTACCGCGTTTCTTGGCTTGCTCAATGATTTCAGCTGCCTGAGCTTTCGCTTCGCGCAGTTGCTGACCCACTTTCTCATGGGCCAACTCCAGGTCGCGAGCTGCTCGGCTGGCAGCGTCCAGTCCATCCGCGATCTTCTTCTGACGTTCGTGCAAAGCCGCGATGACCGGAGGCCACACGAACTTCATGCAAAACAGTACAAAAATGAAGAACGCAACGGACTGGCCAATCAGGGTTGCATTAATGTTCACGCCAACACCTCGCTCGTTCGTTGCACATCACACCAATCAACTCGAAGGTTCGAGTGATTAGCCAGCGAGTTGACCAACGAATGGGTTCGCGAAGGTGAAGAACAGAGCGATACCAACACCGATCATGGTTACGGCGTCGAGCAGGCCGGCAACGATGAACATTTTGACTTGCAGCATTGGAACCATTTCTGGCTGACGCGCTGCGCCTTCCAGGAACTTGCCGCCCAACAGGCCGAAACCAATTGCGGTACCCAGTGCGCCCAGGCCGATCAACAGTGCAACAGCGATAGCGGTTAGACCAACTACAGTTTCCATCTTTCCTCCCGACTTTTACGTCGTATGGTTTAGGTTTTTTAGATTTTAAAGCGGTAAAACAAATCGTTTCATAGCCCTGTTCGGGCACCCTCTCGTTTGACCGAGAGGGACATCAGACTAGTCGAGACTGGTCTTAATGGTTCTCTTCGTGCGCCATCGACAGGTAGACGATGGTCAGCATCATGAAGATAAACGCCTGCAGGGTGATGATCAGGATGTGGAACACAGCCCACGCCCACTGCAGAACTACGCCCAGGCCGCTAAGCCAGAGCAGACCGCTGCCGAACATCACAGCAATCAGAATGAAGACCAGCTCGCCGGCGTACATGTTGCCGAACAGACGCAGTGCCAGGGAGATTGGCTTGGCCACCAGCGTCACGAACTCCAGCAGGAAGTTCACCGGAATCAGCAGGGCTTGAACGAAGATGTTCTTGCTGCCGAACGGGTGCAGGGTCAGTTCGCCAATGAAGCCGCTGATGCCCTTGACCTTGATGCTGTAGAAAATGATCAACGCGAATACCGACAGGGACATACCCAGGGTCGCATTCGGGTCAGTAGTAGGAACGGCACGGAAGACCAGATGCGGGTCACCGGAAATGATGGCCGCCAGCTTCGGAATCCAGTCAACCGGTACCAGGTCGACGGCGTTCATCAGGAACACCCAGACAAAAATCGTCAGGGCCAATGGCGCGATCAATGGATTACGGCCGTGGAAAGTATCTTTCACGCTGCCGTCGACGAACTCGATCAGAACCTCGACGAAGTTCTGCAGGGCGCCAGGCTGACCGGAAGTCGCCTTCTTTGCCGCCATGCGGAAAAGAAGAACGAAGATCAGACCCAACGCGACCGACCAGCCGAGGGTATCGACGTGGAAAGCCCAGAAGCCCATTTCTTTGGCTTCTGCTGCGGTGTGGGCAAAACCCCACCCGCCAGTTGGGTGCTGACCGAAGGTCAGGTTCTGCAAGTGGTGCTGGATATAGCCCGAAGCGGTTGTTTCTGCCATGGTTGCCTCAAACGCCCTAAGGTCTCGAAAGTCTTGTTCTCATCAGCAGGGGCGCGAACCAGCTGACCAGTTGGGTCAACACGAAGACGCCGAATACAGCTAGCGGCGCCAATGGCTTCACACCTGCAAACGTCAATGCAAAGAGCACTGCCGTCAAAATCAGTTTGCCCGCCTCGCCGGCATAAAAAGACCGGACGATGGCTTGAGCTGCTCGGGCGCCGGAAAACCGAAATGCCCTGTGAGCGAAATAAATATTGGGAAGCAAGGCTATCAGGCCTCCGCAGAGTCCTGAGTACCCGGCAACGACTCCATACCATTGCCAGAGCGCCAAAGCGCCAATCAGCAAAACGACAAATTGAGCCATTAACACCGGAAAAACTGCCAGGCGATGGAACGGCAAGCGGTCTGGCGTGCGGTTTTCCATCACTTTTGCTCCCCAATGGTCGGCTGCCGGAGTTCAATAACTTGGCATAATTTGTGCCGACAAAATGCGCGCAGAGTATAGGGGCGGTTCTGCCCCTATTCAACTGTCAGGTAGTGATTTCCGACTTCACGCTACACGGGGAATTGTTTCAGCGGATGTGTGCGAGTACACCTTGAAGCTCATCGAGGGAGTTGTAACCGATCACCAACTGCCCTTTCCCCTTCTTTCCGTGACGGATCTGCACCGCAGAGCCTAGGCGCTCGGCCAGGCGCTGCTCGAGACGGGCGATATCCGGGTCCGGTTTTGCCGGCTCCACAGGCTCCGGTTTGCCACTCAACCACTGGCGAACCAGTGCTTCAGTCTGGCGCACAGTCAGCCCCCGTGCGACAACATGTCGCGCCCCTTCGACCTGTTGGTTTTCCGGTAAACCCAGCAAGGCACGGGCATGACCCATTTCCAGGTCACCGTGAGACAGCATGGTCTTGATGACTTCCGGCAACGCAATCAGGCGCAACAGGTTGGCCACAGTGACGCGGGACTTACCCACAGCCTCGGCCACTTGTTGCTGAGTCAGCTGGAATTCCTGCTGCAAACGCTGCAAGGCCACCGCTTCTTCGATCGGATTGAGGTCTTCGCGCTGGATGTTCTCGATCAGCGCCATGGCGATGGCGGTTTCATCCGGTACATCGCGAACCATCGCCGGGATGGTTTCCTGGCCCGCCTGCTGGCTGGCGCGCCAGCGGCGTTCGCCGGCGATGATTTCGAAGCGGCCACTGCCGATCGGGCGAACCACGATCGGCTGCATCACGCCCTGGGCCTTGATCGACTGCGCCAGCTCTTCCAGCGCCTGAGGATCCATGTCCCGACGCGGCTGGTACTTGCCGCGCTGGATCAGGTCCAGGGGCAGGTGCTGCAGCTCACGCTGATCGGCTTGCACCGCTTGTTCTTCCAGCGAGCTGACAGTCGGACCGCTCAGCAGTGCATCCAGTCCACGTCCGAGACCTCGTTTCTTGACGGCCATGGGGATTCCTTAAGTTGCCTGAGCAGCGGCGGTGCGTGAATTTTTGCGTTGCCGACGAACCATCTCGCCAGCCAATGCCAGGTAGGCAATCGCGCCCCGTGATGCTTTGTCGTACGCCAGCGCCGGCATGCCATAGCTAGGTGCTTCGGCCAGGCGAATGTTGCGCGGAATCACGGTGTCGTAGAGTTGATCGCCGAAGTGTTCCTTGAGCTGCGCCGATACGTCGTTCATCAGGCTCAAACGCGGGTCGTACATGGTCCGCAACAGGCCTTCGACTTTCAGGTTCGGGTTCAGCAGTTCGGCAATGCGTTTGATGTTATCCACAAGGTCGCTCAACCCTTCGAGCGCGAAGTACTCGCACTGCATGGGGATAATGACCCCATCGGCGGCAACCAGTGCGTTGAGCGTCAACATCGACAGCGACGGCGGGCAGTCGATCAAAATGTAATCGTAGTTGTCACGGATTGGCGCCAACGCACTGCGCAGACGGCTTTCCTTCATCTGCATTTCCAGCAGAACGACTTCGGCCGCGGTCAGGTCGCGGTTGGCCGGCAGTAACTGGTAACCACCGTGTTCGGAATAGTGCATGGCCTGGGCCAGATCACATTCGCCGATCAACAGGTCATAGACCGAGTTTTCCAGGCCATGTTTATCCACACCGCTACCCATGGTGGCGTTGCCCTGTGGATCGAGATCGATCAACAGCACCCGACGCTTGGTAGCGACCAGGGAAGCTGCGAGGTTGATGCAGGTGGTGGTCTTGCCCACACCACCCTTTTGGTTCGCTATCGCGAATACCTTAGCCATTCTTGCTTGTGTTCCCAATCATGCCGTGCGGCGCAGTATCAGCAGATGGCGTTGGCCTTGGCAACCGGGTACGGCCAGGGCGTGTTCGCTATCGAGGTGGAAGTCTGCCGGCAATGCTACCAGCTCATCGGCGGGATGAACGCCCTTCATTGCCAGCCAGCGTGTATCGGCATCGCCCAGGTGGCGAGTCCAGTTGCTGAAGTTCTCCATGCTGCTGAACGCCCGGGAAATGATCCCGTTGAATGGTAATTCAGGCTGGAAGGCTTCGACGCGACTGTGGATAACTTGCAGGTTATCCAGTTTGAGTTCGAGTTTGACCTGGGTCAGGAAGCGGGTTTTCTTGCCGTTGCTGTCCAGACAGGTCACTTGGGACTCCGGAAACAGGATCGCCAACGGAATCCCCGGCATGCCGCCGCCGCTGCCAACGTCCAGCCAGCGGCCGTTTTCGATGAACGACATCACGCTCAAGCTATCGAGCAGGTGACGGGAAACCATTTCGTCCGGATCGCGCACGGCGGTCAGGTTGTAAGCCTTGTTCCATTTGATCAACAAGGCCAGATAACCCAGCAGCTGAGCGTGCTGGGTTTCCGTCAGTGTGACACCGAGCTGGCGAGCACCTGTGGATAACTCTTCTGCATGTTGCGAGGTAACCAACGAACTCAAGCGCTTTGCTCCAACTGACGGCCCGCGCCGCGTTTTTTCAAATGAATCATCAACAGCGAAATCGCTGCCGGGGTCACGCCCGGGATACGCGACGCCTGGCCCAGTGTCTCTGGACGGGTCGCACCGAGCTTGCTCTGGATCTCTTTCGAGAGGCCGGAGATGTTCGTGTAATCGATATCCACAGGCAGTTTGGTGTCTTCGCTGGCCCGCAGACGTGCAATTTCATCCTGCTGACGATCGATGTAACCGGCGTATTTGGTCTTGATTTCGACCTGCTCGGCAACCTGTGGATCTTCTGCGCCCCCGCCAGTCACGGCGATCAGACCAGCGTAGTCGATTTCCGGACGGCTCAGCAGGTTGAGCAAATTGTATTCGTGGGTCAGCGGCGTGCCGAACTTCTCGGAAATCGCATCGCCTTGCTCGGTGCCCGGGCGAACCCAGGTACTTTTCAGGCGCTGCTCTTCCAGATCGATGCTTTCGCGTTTCTTGCAGAAAGCCGCCCAACGCACGTCATCAACCAGACCCAGTTCGCGACCTTTTTCGGTCAGGCGCAGGTCGGCGTTGTCTTCGCGCAGGATCAAACGGTATTCGGCGCGAGATGTGAACATCCGGTACGGTTCCTGGGTACCGAGGGTAATCAGGTCATCGACCAAAACGCCGATGTAGGCTTCGTCGCGACGTGGACACCAGGCGTCTTTGCCCTGAGCACGCAGTGCAGCGTTGGCTCCGGCCAGCAAACCCTGGGCACCGGCTTCTTCGTAACCGGTGGTGCCGTTGATTTGCCCGGCAAAAAACAGACCGCCGATCACTTTGGTTTCCAGGCTGTACTTCAGGTCACGCGGGTCGAAGTAGTCGTACTCGATGGCGTAGCCAGGACGAACGATGTGCGCGTTTTCCATGCCGCGGATCGATTGCACGATCTGCAATTGCACATCGAACGGCAGGGAAGTGGATATCCCGTTCGGATACAGCTCGTGGGTGGTCAACCCTTCCGGCTCGATAAAGACCTGATGGCTTTCCTTGTCGGCAAAGCGATGGATCTTGTCTTCGATCGATGGGCAATAACGTGGGCCGATGCCTTCGATCAACCCTGCATCGGAATACATCGGCGAACGGTCGAGGTTGGCGGCAATGATTTCGTGGGTCCGGGCGTTGGTGTGGGTGATCCAGCAACTGACCTGTTTCGGGTGCTGCTCTTTGGAGCCCATGAACGACATCACCGGGATCGGCGTATCACCGGCTTGCTCGGTCATCACCGAGAAATCCACAGAGCGACCGTCGATACGCGGCGGTGTACCGGTTTTCAGGCGACCTACACGCAATGGCAGTTCACGCAGACGATGAGCCAGAGCAATCGACGGCGGATCACCGGCGCGACCGCCGGAATAATTCTGCATGCCGATGTGGATAAGTCCGCCAAGGAAGGTGCCGGTGGTCAACACCACGGAATCCGCGAAGAAACGCAGGCCCATTTGGGTGACGACACCACGCACTTGTTCCTGTTCGACGATCAGGTCATCCGCTGCCTGTTGAAATATCCACAGGTTCGGCTGGTTTTCCAAAGCTTCGCGGACAGCCGCCTTGTACAGAATCCGGTCAGCCTGAGCGCGGGTTGCACGCACGGCCGGGCCTTTGCGGCTGTTCAATACGCGAAATTGAATACCACCTTTATCGGTAGCCATGGCCATCGCGCCGCCCAGGGCATCGATTTCTTTGACCAGATGGCTTTTACCGATCCCGCCGATGGCGGGGTTACAACTCATGGCACCGAGGGTTTCCACGTTATGCGTCAGCAACAGGGTTTTTGCCCCCATACGTGCTGATGCAAGTGCTGCCTCGGTACCGGCATGACCGCCGCCGATGACGATCACTTCAAAACGGGAAGGGAAATCCACCACGCACCTCGTGCCTGCTTCAGTCAGGTAATCCGGAATAGTTTGAGCTCAGGTTTTTGGACCTGGTCGGCAAGTATAGGGACTTCGCCCTTCCTAAAGAACCCTTTGCACAAAATTTAACCAGCTGTGGAGAAGTCGGGATTATAGAAATTAAAAAGAGAGAAATTTATTAAATCTTTGTTTTTATGTTTATTTCTACTGACCTACCTTTCTGTGGATAGATTCATACAGACCTTTATTTTCAATGTGTACAGCGATTTAAAACCCTGTGGTCATGTACCGATGAGGCCCTTGGATAACCGGTGTAAGCCTGTGGATGAAAGGGGTGGTTATCCACAGAGGCGGTTATCTTCAGTTTTGAGGCCCTGTTATCAACTGCCCTTAGCGGCAGTTATTCACAGGGCTTAATCCACAGAAAAGCGCTCAATAAGCAAATCCCGGGCACGGAAAATCCACCCAGGCAGAAAAAATCTGCTCGGCACTGGAGGAGAATTTCAGAAAAGAGAGAGCAGACAGGCCAGAACGGCCTGTCTGTGGATAACGAAGAGGGCTATTTACCGATGCAGAAGCTGGAAAAGATCCTTCCCAGCAGGTCATCGGAGCTGAATGCACCGGTGATTTCACCCAAAGACTGCTGAGCTTGCCGCAAATCTTCGGCCAGTAACTCGCCGGCCCCTGCTAACGTCAACTGTGCACGGCCATGCTCGAGGGACGCACTCGCATGACGCAGAGCCTCCAGGTGACGCCTGCGAGCACTAAAACTGCTTTCAGAGGTCTGCTCGTAGCCCATGCAGGCCTTGAGGTGATCGCGCAGCAATTCCAGGCCTTCGCCGGCGGACCTGGCACTGAGGCTGATAGTGACGTGGCCATCTTCGCTGACTTCCAGAGCAATCGCTTCGCCCGTCAGGTCCGCCTTGTTACGGATCAGCGTAACTTTTGCCGGATCCGGGCGGGTTTCGAGGAATTCAGGCCACAGGGCAAATGGATCAAGAGCCTCGGGAGCCGTGGCATCGACCACTAGCAACACTCGATCCGCTTCGCCGATGGCTTTCAATGCCCGTTCGACGCCAATTTTTTCCACCTGATCATCGGTGTCCCGCAGGCCGGCGGTGTCGACAACGTGCAACGGCATCCCATCGATGTGGATATGTTCGCGAAGAATATCCCGGGTCGTGCCGGCAATCTCGGTCACGATCGCGGCTTCACGTCCGGCCAAGGCATTCAGGAGGCTGGACTTGCCGGCGTTCGGCCGGCCGGCGATCACCACCGTCATGCCGTCACGCAGCAAGGCCCCCTGCCCGGCTTCACGAAGCACTGTGGATAATTCGTCGCGTACTTTGTCGAGCATGCTCAGTACGTGGCCATCGGCGAGGAAGTCGATTTCTTCTTCAGGGAAGTCGATAGCCGCTTCGACATAAATTCGCAGGCCTATCAGTTGCTCGGTGAGGTTATGCACACGCTGGGAAAACGCTCCCTGCAACGAACGCAGGGCATTTCGTGCTGCCTGTGCAGAACTCGCTTCGATCAGGTCGGCAATGGCTTCGGCTTGAGCCAGGTCGAGTTTGTCGTTGAGGAAAGCGCGCTCGCTGAATTCACCCGGCCGGGCCAGACGACAGCCCAGTTCCAGGCAACGCTTGAGCAGCATATCCAGAACGATTGGACCGCCGTGGCCCTGCAGCTCAAGCACATCTTCACCGGTGAACGAGTTCGGTCCCGGGAAATACAGGGCGATGCCTTCGTCCAGCACCTCTTCATTTGCACTGAGAAACGGGCCGTAATGGGCAAACCGCGGTTTCAGTTCGCGACCGCTGATGGCTTTGGCCGCCAGACTCGCCAGCGGCCCGGAAATACGGACAATGCCCACACCGCCGCGACCTTGAGCGGTGGCGACGGCAGCGATGGTTTCACGAGGAACGCTCATAAACCGGTATCCAGACAAAAGTGACAGATAGCAAAACGCCCCACTAGGGGGCGTTTTGAGTGGTTATCCACAGTGTAAATCAGGCAGCTGCTTTGGTAGCCGCTTCGATCTTACGTGTGATGTACCACTGTTGGGCGATCGACAGGCAGTTGTTCACTACCCAGTACAGCACCAGACCCGCCGGGAACCACAGGAAGAAGAAGGTGAAGATGATTGGCATCAGCTTCATCACCTTGGCCTGCATCGGATCCGGAGGTGTCGGGTTCAATTGCTGCTGGATGAACATGGTTGCGCCCATGATGATCGGCAGAATGAAGAACGGGTCCTTGATCGACAGGTCAGTAATCCACAGCATGAACGGCGCCTGGCGCATTTCCACGCTTTCGAGCAGAACCCAGTACAGCGAAAGGAAAACCGGCATCTGCACCAGGATTGGCAAGCAGCCGCCCAGTGGATTGATCTTCTCTTTCTTGTACAGCTCCATCATGGCTTGCGACATTTTCTGCCGGTCGTCGCCATGTTGCTCTTTCAGCGCGGCCAGTTTAGGTGCCACTGCACGCATGCGGGCCATGGATTTGTAGCTGGCAGCCGACAGCGGGAAGAAAATCCCCTTGATCAGCATGGTCAGGAAGATGATCGACCAGCCCCAGTTACCGACCAGCGCGTGGATATGTTGCAGCAGCCAGAAGATTGGCTGGGCAATGAACCACAGAATGCCGTAGTCGACGGTCAGTTCCAGACCTGGGGATAACTCTTTCAGGACGGCCTGGCTTTTCGGACCGGCGTACAGAACGGCGCTGGTTTCAGCTTTTGCACCTGGCGCGACAGTCATTGCCGGGGCGGTGTAGCCGATGATGTAGTTGCCTTTGCTGTCTTTACGGGTCTGGACGACGTTGTTTTCGCCCTTGACCGGAATCCATGCGGTCACGAAGTAGTGTTGCAACCAGGCAACCCAACCACCGTTAACGGTTTCTTTCAGCTGAGCCTTGTCCATGTCCTTCATCGACACTTTCTTGTACGGCTCGTTACTTGTCCACAGGGCGGCGCCCAGGTAAGTCGCGGTGCCGGTGGCGGTGCTGGAAGAAGGATCGGAGCTGGCATCACGCTTCAGTTGCGCAA belongs to Pseudomonas sp. B21-015 and includes:
- the atpB gene encoding F0F1 ATP synthase subunit A; this encodes MAETTASGYIQHHLQNLTFGQHPTGGWGFAHTAAEAKEMGFWAFHVDTLGWSVALGLIFVLLFRMAAKKATSGQPGALQNFVEVLIEFVDGSVKDTFHGRNPLIAPLALTIFVWVFLMNAVDLVPVDWIPKLAAIISGDPHLVFRAVPTTDPNATLGMSLSVFALIIFYSIKVKGISGFIGELTLHPFGSKNIFVQALLIPVNFLLEFVTLVAKPISLALRLFGNMYAGELVFILIAVMFGSGLLWLSGLGVVLQWAWAVFHILIITLQAFIFMMLTIVYLSMAHEENH
- a CDS encoding F0F1 ATP synthase subunit I, producing MENRTPDRLPFHRLAVFPVLMAQFVVLLIGALALWQWYGVVAGYSGLCGGLIALLPNIYFAHRAFRFSGARAAQAIVRSFYAGEAGKLILTAVLFALTFAGVKPLAPLAVFGVFVLTQLVSWFAPLLMRTRLSRP
- a CDS encoding F0F1 ATP synthase subunit B, with the translated sequence MNINATLIGQSVAFFIFVLFCMKFVWPPVIAALHERQKKIADGLDAASRAARDLELAHEKVGQQLREAKAQAAEIIEQAKKRGNQIVDEAVEKARLDAERVKVQAQAEIEQELNSVKDALRAQLGALAVGGAEKILGATIDQNAHAELVNKLAAEI
- a CDS encoding F0F1 ATP synthase subunit delta codes for the protein MAELTTLARPYAKAAFEHAQAHQQLASWSAMLGLAAAVSQDDTMQRVLKAPRLTSADKAATFIDVCGDKFDAKAQNFINVVAENDRLPLLPEIAALFDLYKAEQEKSVDVEVTSAFALNQEQQDKLAKVLSARLNREVRLQVAEDKSLIGGIVIRAGDLVIDGSVRGKLANLAEALKS
- the rsmG gene encoding 16S rRNA (guanine(527)-N(7))-methyltransferase RsmG, whose product is MSSLVTSQHAEELSTGARQLGVTLTETQHAQLLGYLALLIKWNKAYNLTAVRDPDEMVSRHLLDSLSVMSFIENGRWLDVGSGGGMPGIPLAILFPESQVTCLDSNGKKTRFLTQVKLELKLDNLQVIHSRVEAFQPELPFNGIISRAFSSMENFSNWTRHLGDADTRWLAMKGVHPADELVALPADFHLDSEHALAVPGCQGQRHLLILRRTA
- the atpG gene encoding F0F1 ATP synthase subunit gamma, whose amino-acid sequence is MAGAKEIRSKIASIKSTQKITSAMEKVAVSKMRKAQMRMAASRPYAERIRQVIGHLANANPEYRHPFMIDREVKRVGYVVVSSDRGLCGGLNTNLFKALVKDMAVNRENGVEIDLCVVGSKGAAFFRNFGGNVVAAISHLGEEPSINDLIGSVKVMLDAYLDGRIDRLSVVSNKFINTMTQQPTVEQLIPLVATPDQELKHHWDYLYEPDAKELLDGLMVRYVESQVYQAVVENNAAEQAARMIAMKNATDNAGDLISDLQLVYNKARQAAITQEISEIVGGAAAV
- a CDS encoding ParB/RepB/Spo0J family partition protein, encoding MAVKKRGLGRGLDALLSGPTVSSLEEQAVQADQRELQHLPLDLIQRGKYQPRRDMDPQALEELAQSIKAQGVMQPIVVRPIGSGRFEIIAGERRWRASQQAGQETIPAMVRDVPDETAIAMALIENIQREDLNPIEEAVALQRLQQEFQLTQQQVAEAVGKSRVTVANLLRLIALPEVIKTMLSHGDLEMGHARALLGLPENQQVEGARHVVARGLTVRQTEALVRQWLSGKPEPVEPAKPDPDIARLEQRLAERLGSAVQIRHGKKGKGQLVIGYNSLDELQGVLAHIR
- a CDS encoding ParA family protein; amino-acid sequence: MAKVFAIANQKGGVGKTTTCINLAASLVATKRRVLLIDLDPQGNATMGSGVDKHGLENSVYDLLIGECDLAQAMHYSEHGGYQLLPANRDLTAAEVVLLEMQMKESRLRSALAPIRDNYDYILIDCPPSLSMLTLNALVAADGVIIPMQCEYFALEGLSDLVDNIKRIAELLNPNLKVEGLLRTMYDPRLSLMNDVSAQLKEHFGDQLYDTVIPRNIRLAEAPSYGMPALAYDKASRGAIAYLALAGEMVRRQRKNSRTAAAQAT
- the atpE gene encoding F0F1 ATP synthase subunit C, which codes for METVVGLTAIAVALLIGLGALGTAIGFGLLGGKFLEGAARQPEMVPMLQVKMFIVAGLLDAVTMIGVGIALFFTFANPFVGQLAG
- the atpA gene encoding F0F1 ATP synthase subunit alpha gives rise to the protein MQQLNPSEISEIIKGRIDKLDVTSQARNEGTVVSVSDGIVRIHGLADVMYGEMIEFPGGVFGMALNLEQDSVGAVVLGSYQTLAEGMSAKCTGRILEVPVGKELLGRVVDALGNPVDGKGPLNNTETDAVEKVAPGVIWRKSVDQPVQTGYKAVDAMIPVGRGQRELIIGDRQIGKTALAIDAIINQKDSGIFCVYVAIGQKQSTIANVVRKLEENGALANTIVVAASASESAALQFLAPYSGCTMGEYFRDRGEDALIVYDDLSKQAVAYRQISLLLRRPPGREAYPGDVFYLHSRLLERASRVSEEYVEKFTNGAVTGKTGSLTALPIIETQAGDVSAFVPTNVISITDGQIFLESAMFNSGIRPAVNAGVSVSRVGGAAQTKIIKKLSGGIRTALAQYRELAAFAQFASDLDEATRKQLEHGQRVTELMKQKQYAPMSIADMALSLYAAERGFLTDVEIAKIGSFEQALIAFFNRDHADLMAKINVKGDFNDEIDAGMKAGIEKFKATQTW